Proteins encoded within one genomic window of Odocoileus virginianus isolate 20LAN1187 ecotype Illinois chromosome 2, Ovbor_1.2, whole genome shotgun sequence:
- the PPP1R26 gene encoding protein phosphatase 1 regulatory subunit 26, with amino-acid sequence MFLMNAPPVLALRSAWETFGPPGSCRFPRCFSEPREGVSRAAVSAKVQMAISRLQGDGAALGMSGEHARPRSQRAERGRGARPAASPAFAACGLAAGLDPKGEEEEASSLGPLVPGSDSDDSVDRDIEEAIQEYLRAKSGAAPPPAAGDGARRCRPEPPLSGAPAAPCPPNPAAGPDHIRGSASPLSVSSDDSFEQSIQAEIEQFLSEKRLQKGDLPAGRKAEPGDSVARATCRPGREPPLKAPQQGLLGAGKEFVFRKLPRSAKASTLPRGLRCKVAAEPAAAATTGPPAEASPGKAGVRRAVGSARKGRRPRGAALVHEEPDSSSDDGIEEAIRLYQRERRREAAGQQGSPPAEEKGPTAPAHGLRGAWPEAHSKTPGKKKPAAPKATDLSPGGPDPNHPPRPHRETTAPAPPGSAAAGTPGVDRSPHQADTSAELMCAEAILDISKTILPAPVDGGERPPPTSPLREGPNRPPHPDGDSSAVDSDDSIEREIRTFLALKAQSGGPLPRMETCARPADSPPLPPSLSTPASSTPDPSPGCRRRRGRMPCMPRQPRDTAETQDAQDAERGQGRMQPGQGRAPEAPRKEGESRSQPPPFKTGGPGDKLVAPDRPGAAPPGPGQTAEGRRGDASSEEKSSSLDSDADLDSAIKDLLRSKRRLRKRCRDARAGCKKRVRFSTTETQFLDKLGGFQKDWRDRSPHLLKSCLCKSSRETPGRPSRVPSRETAGAKADGSGLEDTPSGPSAPWPRGRATAGGLFSRESEAREPPRPAESPSSLSDDSSSVDSDDSIELEIRKFLAEKAKESVSGSEIPGGGLAVLGTVSGARPELQGRKAQPLGPAAQPGVCTRSQRVRGGLQPGSEGPRGLGRALTPGGGGSPHPEQPCPPATLAWCELAPPRSTSRAAPARGAPAPRRNICAPRDSGPRGPEGVAGEGTFGQLPSHAEAGAWAEGHGSLARTPGSERDGAPRAGLAPQSRPQSTWVLGPGGRDAATWRGGLGGQREKGPGSQARGSPSLAVDPQRGLPFTGFSPLLSTQLFHFGKCVPWGTKQAGLFSPGLGLPLQGPSFSAFREAQAARGPVFGSPRLLVKESSRWPCRKPRAGLGLSDRRGSGPEEGILDLRFGRRGLDRDEEEPEALGSDASELSDMSVEEGSGPAAQGPALQL; translated from the coding sequence ATGTTTCTCATGAACGCGCCTCCTGTGCTGGCCCTGCGGTCCGCATGGGAGACCTTCGGCCCGCCCGGGAGCTGTAGGTTTCCCAGATGCTTCTCGGAGCCCAGAGAGGGCGTCTCGAGAGCAGCGGTGAGCGCCAAGGTGCAGATGGCCATCAGCAGGCTTCAGGGCGACGGGGCAGCCCTGGGCATGAGCGGCGAGCATGCCCGGCCGAGAAGCCAGAGGGCGGAGAGGGGCCGGGGCGCCCGACCGGCCGCCAGCCCCGCCTTTGCGGCCTGTGGTCTTGCCGCGGGTCTTGACCccaagggggaggaggaagaggcctCCAGCCTCGGGCCCCTGGTGCCGGGTTCGGACAGCGACGACTCGGTGGACCGAGACATCGAGGAAGCCATCCAGGAGTACCTCAGGGCCAAGAGCGGGGCCGCCCCGCCGCCTGCAGCCGGGGACGGGGCCCGTCGGTGCAGACCGGAGCCACCTCTGAGCGGTGCCCCAGCCGCCCCGTGTCCCCCAAACCCTGCAGCTGGCCCCGACCATATCCGGGGCTCCGCCTCCCCGCTCAGCGTGAGCAGCGACGACTCCTTCGAACAGAGCATCCAGGCGGAGATCGAACAGTTCCTGAGCGAGAAAAGGCTACAGAAAGGTGACCTTCCTGCCGGCAGAAAGGCAGAGCCCGGCGACAGCGTGGCCAGAGCGACCTGCAGGCCTGGCAGAGAGCCGCCGCTGAAGGCACCGCAGCAGGGCCTGCTGGGAGCCGGCAAGGAGTTCGTCTTCCGGAAGCTGCCCAGGTCCGCGAAGGCCAGCACCCTGCCCAGAGGCCTCAGGTGCAAGGTCGCCGCCGAGCCTGCTGCTGCCGCCACCACGGGGCCCCCTGCAGAGGCCTCGCCGGGTAAAGCTGGGGTCCGCAGGGCCGTGGGCTCCGCACGGAAGGGCAGGCGGCCGAGGGGCGCAGCCCTGGTGCACGAGGAACCGGACTCGAGCAGCGACGACGGCATCGAGGAGGCCATCCGGCTGTACCAGCGGGAGCGGCGGCGGGAGGCCGCGGGCCAACAGGGGTCCCCGCCCGCGGAGGAGAAGGGCCCCACGGCCCCTGCTCACGGCCTGAGGGGCGCCTGGCCCGAGGCCCACAGCAAAACCCCTGGCAAAAAGAAGCCAGCGGCCCCCAAGGCCACGGACCTCAGCCCGGGCGGCCCAGACCCCAACCATCCGCCCAGGCCCCACAGGGAAACCACGGCTCCTGCGCCTCCGGGGAGCGCGGCTGCTGGGACCCCGGGCGTGGACAGGTCCCCACACCAGGCAGACACGTCTGCCGAGCTGATGTGTGCCGAGGCCATCCTGGACATCTCCAAGACCATCCTGCCGGCCCCCGTGGACGGTGGGGAAAGGCCCCCACCCACCAGTCCGCTGCGCGAGGGCCCCAACAGGCCTCCCCACCCCGACGGTGACAGCAGCGCAGTGGACAGTGACGACAGCATCGAGCGGGAGATCCGGACATTCCTGGCCCTGAAGGCACAGTCGGGGGGCCCGCTGCCCCGCATGGAGACCTGCGCCCGGCCCGCCGACAGCCCGCCCCTGCCACCCAGCCTCAGCACCCCGGCCTCCAGCACCCCAGACCCGTCCCCCGGCTGCAGAAGGAGGCGCGGCAGGATGCCCTGCATGCCCAGGCAGCCCAGAGACACGGCCGAGACGCAGGACGCCCAGGACGCCGAGCGCGGCCAGGGCCGAATGCAGCCTGGCCAGGGGCGAGCCCCTGAGGCCCCCAGAAAGGAGGGCGAGAGCCGCAGCCAGCCTCCCCCCTTCAAGACGGGCGGGCCGGGCGACAAGCTCGTCGCCCCGGACCGGCCGGGAGCTGCACCGCCAGGCCCTGGGCAGACGGCCGAGGGGAGGCGCGGGGACGCGAGCTCCGAGGAGAAAAGCAGCTCGCTGGACAGCGACGCGGACCTGGACTCGGCCATCAAGGACCTGCTGCGCTCCAAGCGGCGGCTCCGGAAGAGGTGCAGGGACGCCCGGGCTGGCTGCAAGAAGAGGGTCCGCTTCAGCACCACGGAGACGCAGTTCCTGGACAAGCTGGGGGGCTTCCAGAAGGACTGGAGAGACCGGAGCCCCCACCTGCTGAAAAGCTGTCTCTGCAAGTCCAGCAGGGAGACCCCAGGGAGACCCTCGCGCGTCCCCTCCCGGGAAACAGCAGGGGCGAAGGCAGACGGCTCGGGGCTGGAGGACACACCCTCAGGCCCCTCTGCCCCCTGGCCCCGGGGCAGGGCCACGGCCGGGGGTCTGTTCTCCAGGGAGTCAGAAGCCCGCGAGCCTCCCCGTCCCGCCGAAAGCCCCAGCTCCCTGTCTGATGATAGCAGCTCTGTAGACAGTGACGACAGCATCGAGCTGGAGATCAGGAAGTTTTTAGCTGAAAAGGCCAAGGAGTCTGTGAGCGGATCAGAAATTCCAGGAGGGGGCCTGGCCGTCCTGGGAACTGTGAGTGGGGCCAGGCCAGAGCTCCAGGGCCGGAAAGCACAGCCCCTGGGCCCAGCTGCCCAGCCAGGCGTGTGCACGCGGAGCCAGAGGGTCAGAGGGGGCCTGCAGCCAGGGTCCGAGGGACCCCGGGGGCTGGGAAGAGCCCTCACTCCAGGCGGTGGGGGCAGCCCGCACCCTGAGCAGCCCTGCCCCCCGGCCACCCTGGCCTGGTGTGAGCTGGCGCCACCCAGGAGCACCAGCAGGGCTGCGCCTGCCAGAGGGGCGCCGGCCCCCAGGAGGAACATCTGTGCCCCCAGAGACTCAGGCCCCAGGGGGCCCGAGGGGGTCGCGGGGGAGGGCACGTTCGGCCAGCTGCCGAGCCACGCGGAGGCTGGCGCCTGGGCAGAGGGCCATGGCTCGCTGGCACGGACCCCGGGCTCCGAGCGGGATGGGGCGCCCCGGGCCGGCCTCGCCCCCCAGAGCCGGCCGCAGAGCACCTGGGTGCTGGGCCCGGGAGGCAGGGACGCGGCCACGTGGAGAGGGGGCCTTGGcggccagagggagaaggggccgGGGAGCCAGGCCAGGGGCTCACCCAGCCTCGCCGTGGACCCCCAGAGGGGCCTGCCCTTCACCGGCTTCTCGCCGCTGCTCTCCACGCAGCTGTTCCATTTCGGGAAGTGCGTGCCCTGGGGCACCAAGCAGGCCGGCCTCTTCAGCCCCGGCCTGGGTCTGCCCCTGCAGGGCCCGTCCTTCTCAGCCTTCCGGGAGGCCCAGGCCGCCCGCGGCCCAGTGTTCGGAAGCCCACGCCTGCTGGTGAAGGAGAGCAGCCGCTGGCCTTGCAGGAAGCCCCGGGCAGGGCTCGGCCTGTCCGACAGGAGGGGCTCGGGGCCGGAAGAGGGCATCCTGGACCTGCGCTTCGGGCGCAGAGGGCTGGACAGAGACGAGGAGGAGCCGGAGGCCTTGGGCAGCGATGCCAGCGAGCTCAGCGACATGTCTGTGGAGGAGGGCAGCGGGCCCGCGGCCCAGGGCCCGGCACTGCAGCTGTGA
- the PIERCE1 gene encoding piercer of microtubule wall 1 protein isoform X1 has product MWLKRAPSAPRARGDRGGMSEEDPQACAEPEEPKAGPLPERTSDCYRVSEDLPARFNNPAWFRGYRTKEPLSVYRTSNQAYGSRAPTVHEMPKVFYPNSYKFSRQVAAGGMFQNNTLNVYMEKSIVTGPDNYITSYDRLNFHPSYRVCRPSICD; this is encoded by the exons ATGTGGCTTAAAAGGGCTCCATCAG CCCCCAGAGCGCGGGGCGACCGAGGCGGGATGTCGGAGGAGGACCCCCAAGCGTGCGCGGAGCCAGAGGAGCCCAAGGCCGGGCCCCTGCCGGAGAGAACCAGCGACTGCTACCGCGTGAGCGAGGACCTGCCGGCCAGGTTCAACAACCCGGCCTGGTTTCGGGGCTACAG GACCAAGGAGCCCCTCTCAGTGTACAGGACCAGTAACCAAGCTTATGGGAGCAGAGCCCCCACCGTGCACGAGATGCCG AAGGTGTTTTATCCAAATTCGTATAAGTTTTCCAGACAAGTTGCAGCGGGTGGAATGTTCCAGAACAACACGCTCAATGTCTACATGGAGAAGAGCATCGTGACGGGTCCCGACAACTACATCACCTCCTACGACCGGCTCAACTTCCACCCCAGCTACAGAGTCTGCAGGCCGTCCATCTGTGACTGA
- the PIERCE1 gene encoding piercer of microtubule wall 1 protein isoform X3 has translation MSEEDPQACAEPEEPKAGPLPERTSDCYRVSEDLPARFNNPAWFRGYRTKEPLSVYRTSNQAYGSRAPTVHEMPKVFYPNSYKFSRQVAAGGMFQNNTLNVYMEKSIVTGPDNYITSYDRLNFHPSYRVCRPSICD, from the exons ATGTCGGAGGAGGACCCCCAAGCGTGCGCGGAGCCAGAGGAGCCCAAGGCCGGGCCCCTGCCGGAGAGAACCAGCGACTGCTACCGCGTGAGCGAGGACCTGCCGGCCAGGTTCAACAACCCGGCCTGGTTTCGGGGCTACAG GACCAAGGAGCCCCTCTCAGTGTACAGGACCAGTAACCAAGCTTATGGGAGCAGAGCCCCCACCGTGCACGAGATGCCG AAGGTGTTTTATCCAAATTCGTATAAGTTTTCCAGACAAGTTGCAGCGGGTGGAATGTTCCAGAACAACACGCTCAATGTCTACATGGAGAAGAGCATCGTGACGGGTCCCGACAACTACATCACCTCCTACGACCGGCTCAACTTCCACCCCAGCTACAGAGTCTGCAGGCCGTCCATCTGTGACTGA
- the PIERCE1 gene encoding piercer of microtubule wall 1 protein isoform X2, whose translation MWLKRAPSAPRARGDRGGMSEEDPQACAEPEEPKAGPLPERTSDCYRVSEDLPARFNNPAWFRGYRTKEPLSVYRTSNQAYGSRAPTVHEMPVFYPNSYKFSRQVAAGGMFQNNTLNVYMEKSIVTGPDNYITSYDRLNFHPSYRVCRPSICD comes from the exons ATGTGGCTTAAAAGGGCTCCATCAG CCCCCAGAGCGCGGGGCGACCGAGGCGGGATGTCGGAGGAGGACCCCCAAGCGTGCGCGGAGCCAGAGGAGCCCAAGGCCGGGCCCCTGCCGGAGAGAACCAGCGACTGCTACCGCGTGAGCGAGGACCTGCCGGCCAGGTTCAACAACCCGGCCTGGTTTCGGGGCTACAG GACCAAGGAGCCCCTCTCAGTGTACAGGACCAGTAACCAAGCTTATGGGAGCAGAGCCCCCACCGTGCACGAGATGCCG GTGTTTTATCCAAATTCGTATAAGTTTTCCAGACAAGTTGCAGCGGGTGGAATGTTCCAGAACAACACGCTCAATGTCTACATGGAGAAGAGCATCGTGACGGGTCCCGACAACTACATCACCTCCTACGACCGGCTCAACTTCCACCCCAGCTACAGAGTCTGCAGGCCGTCCATCTGTGACTGA